The following proteins come from a genomic window of Triticum aestivum cultivar Chinese Spring chromosome 6A, IWGSC CS RefSeq v2.1, whole genome shotgun sequence:
- the LOC123127991 gene encoding U-box domain-containing protein 26: protein MPGSVPLALGLDTVGLQVPWYFRCPISLELMQDPVTVATGQTYDRASIESWVATGNTTCPVTRAPLADFTLIPNHTLRRLIQEWCVAHRSLGVERIPTPKQPADPDLIRSLIAQGPALPVLRKLRALARESDKNRLVMATHETRAALVEMAFGGSAEEAQAEAMAVLALVGMGEAEAVDVVGREERVTRLGKVLGSQGTTLEAKVNAGAVVEAAAAVSGAEARVVLGAADGVIEGLVALVDEKANARAVRIGIRGLFALCLAKENRQRAVSAGAASALARRVAEGGCVGELERALAAVERLSRTEGGREAVVSGAGGGAAVVIALVRAMSGRGAEHAAGALVAVVGGSEGLQLEAVRAGAMSQLLMMVQGGCSERAKRKAQHLLKLLRSAWPTTDSMANSADFLQPY, encoded by the coding sequence ATGCCAGGGAGCGTGCCGCTGGCGCTGGGGCTGGACACGGTAGGGCTGCAGGTCCCGTGGTACTTCCGTTGCCCAATCTCGCTGGAGCTCATGCAGGACCCCGTCACCGTGGCGACCGGCCAGACCTACGACCGTGCCAGCATCGAGTCGTGGGTCGCCACGGGGAACACCACCTGCCCCGTCACCCGCGCGCCGCTCGCCGACTTCACGCTCATCCCCAACCACACCCTCCGCCGCCTCATCCAGGAATGGTGCGTCGCGCACCGATCCCTCGGCGTCGAGCGCATCCCCACGCCCAAGCAGCCGGCCGACCCGGACCTCATCCGCTCCCTGATCGCCCAGGGCCCTGCCCTCCCCGTCCTCAGGAAGCTCAGGGCGCTCGCCAGGGAGTCTGACAAGAACAGGCTCGTCATGGCCACGCACGAGACCAGGGCGGCTCTGGTGGAAATGGCGTTCGGGGGCAGCGCCGAGGAGGCTCAGGCGGAGGCCATGGCGGTCCTTGCCCTGGTAGGGATGGGGGAGGCGGAAGCTGTGGATGTGGTGGGCAGGGAAGAGAGGGTCACCAGGCTTGGCAAAGTTCTTGGCAGCCAGGGGACGACCTTGGAGGCCAAGGTTAATGCAGGTGCCGTCGTGGAGGCGGCTGCTGCGGTGTCTGGGGCGGAGGCCAGGGTGGTGCTTGGCGCAGCTGATGGAGTCATTGAAGGCCTGGTCGCGCTGGTGGACGAGAAGGCAAATGCCCGTGCAGTGCGCATTGGGATCCGAGGCCTCTTTGCTCTCTGCCTGGCCAAGGAGAACAGACAGCGCGCCGTATCAGCTGGTGCCGCATCAGCTCTGGCCCGCCGAGTGGCGGAGGGCGGCTGCGTCGGCGAGCTGGAGCGTGCGCTAGCAGCGGTGGAGCGACTGTCCCGGACAGAGGGTGGCCGCGAGGCGGTTGTCTCGGGCGCTGGAGGTGGTGCCGCGGTGGTGATCGCGCTAGTGCGCGCCATGTCCGGGCGCGGCGCTGAGCATGCTGCGGGCGCATTGGTGGCCGTGGTGGGCGGGTCTGAGGGGCTGCAGCTGGAGGCCGTCCGAGCAGGTGCCATGAGTCAGCTGCTCATGATGGTGCAAGGCGGCTGCTCGGAGCGTGCCAAACGCAAGGCGCAGCACCTCCTGAAGCTGCTCCGGTCTGCCTGGCCGACCACCGATTCCATGGCCAACTCGGCTGATTTCCTCCAACCATACTAA